A window of the Henckelia pumila isolate YLH828 chromosome 3, ASM3356847v2, whole genome shotgun sequence genome harbors these coding sequences:
- the LOC140887243 gene encoding uncharacterized protein: MAKSHQALLVVSCYLVFLILSWMPVSHCAKKPAGVARKEDIPYIKCQVCEKLASQLYHQVEAKQAEISPKKISEYQIIEIAENVCNLKKQEADWILKIDIVEKGDKLELVEQDSEGQCNSECKTIERACQEVLGYSDTDAAEYLYKNKPQLDSLVNYICKDLTKACRSKPPPVPKDRIPGELFEAKSTKDAEMERLMKSMEGIPGAPGMKMYSREDLMNQNFGDEDAEDEDDEEADFPSKLGKVLRDKDAKKYDWKEQITRGAMDVSQKLKGHANRVSNRIRLWWKGTKTNWKKNSKSSKAEL; the protein is encoded by the exons ATGGCGAAATCCCATCAAGCACTACTAGTTGTCTCGTGTTATCTCGTATTCCTGATACTTTCATGGATGCCCGTATCTCACTGCGCCAAGAAACCAGCGGGGGTAGCAAGAAAGGAGGACATCCCATACATAAAATGCCAAGTTTGTGAGAAGTTGGCGTCGCAGTTGTACCACCAAGTTGAAGCTAAACAAGCTGAGATTTCTCCTAAAAag ATATCAGAGTATCAGATCATCGAAATTGCGGAGAATGTTTGTAATTTGAAGAAGCAAGAAGCTGATTGGATTCTCAAAATTGATATCGTGGAGAAAGGAGATAAACTGGAG CTTGTTGAACAAGATTCTGAAGGACAGTGCAACTCTGAATGCAAGACAATAGAGCGAGCTTGTCAAGAG GTTCTGGGTTATTCGGATACAGATGCTGCAGAATATTTGTATAAAAACAAGCCTCAGCTGGACTCTTTGGTTAATTATATCTGTAAAGACCTCACAAAGGCATGCCGTTCTAAGCCACCACCAGTTCCTAAG GATAGGATTCCAGGAGAACTCTTTGAAGCTAAGTCCACTAAAGACGCCGAAATGGAGAGgctgatgaaatccatggag gGCATTCCAGGAGCACCGGGCATGAAAATGTACTCAAGGGAAGACTTGATGAACCAAAACTTTGGCGATGAAGATGCCGAAGATGAGGACGACGAAGAGGCAGACTTTCCTTCGAAATTG GGAAAAGTCCTGAGAGATAAAGATGCAAAAAAGTACGACTGGAAAGAACAGATTACGAGAGGAGCAATGGATGTAAGCCAGAAATTAAAAGGTCATGCTAACAGAGTTTCAAATAGAATAAGACTGTGGTGGAAAGGCACGAAAACAAATTGGAAGAAGAATTCGAAGTCCAGCAAAGCAGAACTTTAA
- the LOC140887244 gene encoding protein arginine N-methyltransferase 1.1 → MDAPNNFDVNESQNSANKPSKIRFEYEEDEDETLEEVATESSSMCEPEEIITGGDNKTSADYYFDSYSHFGIHEEMLKDSVRTKTYQNVIYKNPFLYKDKVVLDVGAGTGILSLFCAKAGAKHVYAIECSSMADMAKEIVKQNGFSDVITVIQGKVEEIELPVAQVDVIISEWMGYFLVYENMLNTVLFARDKWLVPGGLVLPDKASLYLTAIEDADYKEDKIEFWKNVYGFDMSCIRKQAIWEPLVDTVDQNQIVTNCQLLKTMDISKMSAGDAAFTAPFKLVAERDDYIHALVAYFDVSFTKCHKLMGFSTGPKSRATHWKQTVLYLEDNLTICQGEALTGMLTVTPNKKNPRDVDITLKYSLNGRHCQASRTQYYRMR, encoded by the exons ATGGATGCTCCGAACAATTTTGATGTAAATGAAAGCCAAAACTCTGCCAATAAGCCCTCCAAAATCAGGTTCGAgtatgaagaagatgaagacgaaacccttgagGAAGTGGCAACGGAAAGCTCTTCCATGTGCGAGCCGGAAGAAATTATCACTGGTGGCGATAACAAGACAAGCGCCGATTATTACTTCGATTCCTACTCCCATTTTG GTATCCATGAA GAGATGTTGAAGGATTCTGTCAGAACTAAGACGTACCAAAATGTTATTTATAAAAACCCATTTCTTTACAAGGATAAAGTGGTCCTTGATGTGGGTGCTGGGACAGGGATCCTCTCACTCTTTTGTGCTAAAGCAGGGGCTAAACATGTTTACGCG ATTGAATGCTCCAGCATGGCCGATATGGCTAAAGAAATTGTAaaacaaaatggattttcaGACG TGATAACAGTTATTCAGGGAAAGGTTGAAGAGATTGAGCTTCCAGTTGCTCAAGTTGATGTAATTATTTCTGAGTGGATGGGATATTTTTTGGTATATGAAAACATGCTAAACACTGTCCTCTTTGCCCGTGACAAGTGGCTT GTCCCAGGAGGACTTGTATTACCAGACAAAGCCTCCCTTTATTTGACTGCAATTGAAGATGCTGACTACAAGGAGGACAAAATTGAAT TTTGGAAAAATGTATACGGATTTGACATGAGTTGTATAAGGAAGCAAGCCATATGGGAACCCCTTGTCGATACGGTAGATCAGAACCAGATTGTGACGAACTGCCAGTTACTCAAG ACAATGGACATTTCCAAAATGTCTGCCGGGGATGCTGCATTCACCGCCCCTTTTAAGCTCGTCGCAGAGCGCGATGACTATATTCATGCTCTTGTGGCATATTTTGATGTTTCTTTCACAAAGTGCCACAAATTGATGGGCTTTTCTACAG GACCAAAGTCACGTGCAACTCACTGGAAACAAACTGTCCTTTATCTAGAAGACAACTTGACTATTTGCCAAGGGGAGGCACTCACGGGGATGCTTACTGTTACACCCAACAAGAAAAACCCACGCGACGTGGATATTACCTTAAAATATTCCCTAAATGGTCGACATTGCCAGGCGTCTAGAACTCAATACTACCGAATGCGCTGA